The window aaatataactGATAATTTTCATCAGATGTAGAATCGTACGCTCATCGTTAGCTCAAGCGGACGATTGCAGAATTTACACTAGGCGTAGCAACAACGTTCATAGCAAGCTCACGCTACAACGACAACCAGAAGAGTTACCTTAGACACGAGCCATCTCACTCCCCCGAGAAACGCCTGTGCACACCGTTCGAACAGCACCAAGAACGGACAGACAAGAGCAAAATCAATAGAACGTACTTGTTAGTCACCTATGAGCTCTTTTAGCAGACTAGCAGATAAAAACAATGAAGAGTTTCCTAGATAACACTTGATCAAATAAACAGAGAAAAATCTACTCCCAAAACAGGGCAAAAGGTGAGCGTACATAGCCACGAGGCACTAACAAAGGCACTAAACAATGTAATGCAAGCGATTCTTGAACAGTGCTTTGAACGAGTATAGCCTCGTCTCATCAGAAGATGAAAACAAGCATCAGTTTCGACATTCTTAAAAATGCAGCTCGACTCTAACTCTAACAGAGGAACATGAAAGCTAACTTCTAAATGCAAGGGATTCGAAACTACCACGTTCGTTACTTTTAGATTGCTTCCAACAAACCAACGTCTTAACTAAGAAACAGAGACAAACGCAGAATCACAACTTCACCAATACGATCAAACGCAGCAAGAAAAAGCTCGATATttcacaacaacaacaacagatCCGAGCAGAGAAACGAGCTTAGCATTTACCAAGCTTCAACCTTTAACTCATCAAACCAATAATCATCAGTTGCTTTCATCATTACATCGCCTCAACAAACGCATTTTGCTTTTGCCGTTGCATCAAAAATTGTGGATTGGACTCCATCATAATACAAGTGGAATAGCAAACAACATACAATTCACAAGTGATCCCAGAATAACAACGTGCCGAGTGACTGAAATAGCGCTACTCGGATCCACGCCACCTGAATCTACAGCAGCCGCCCCACTAAAGTTACCGTTGCCCGCAGTTAAACTGCAAggatatacacacacacaatggTAAAGATTCCAAAACCACCACTCCTAAAACAAGAATCCAACTTAACTAAAACCTAAGATTCACCTACATTTCAAATTCATAGCTCCAAATTCAGTtcttttcacaaaattagatCAAACTAACACTCACAAACCACCCACATCTTAGCATTCACATTTccgaatactccctccgtcccaatttaATCGATTCGTATTCCTTTTCGTAACATCCCAAGctaaacaaaaaatcaattctTTTAACCTCACTAACCACCATTttctcaattaaattaaaaaatccaaCACATCTCAGTAAGATCCATCAAGATCACTCACCTGGATGGAAATTTGCAGCTACCATGGCCTGCAATCGAatcaaaaaaacacaaattcaGCCCCAATTTCACTCCAACAACACTAAAGATCCAATCTTTAACAGCTCACTAGGGTTCAAATCGGTGATAGCAGCGGTGTTGGCGAAATTGCAGGTCTCCTCCGAGGGGCCGTGCTTGAGGAAGTAATCATTGAAGGCGAACGACGCCGTTTTCTGGAGATCGGCCGCGTCGTAGCAGGGCCCGCCGTTTTGAATTGGCCCGCAATCGGCGCCGCCCGGCCCGCACGTCCAATCCAGCGCCGATTGCAGCGCGGCGTCCTCGGCATTGTTCTTCGCCACGCACCAGAGCTCCCGCGCcgcccctccgccgccgccctgggcggcggcggcggcggagaggaGTGAGAATAGGGCGAAAAGGAGAGCAACTCCGGAGTCCATTTGAGAGCGAATTTGCGAATTCATCAATGGTTTTGGGAGGAGAGAAGAAGGAAGGGAAGAGCAAACATGGCGTGAGAGGAATTTGAGGAGATTTTAAGGTTGTTTGAGTGTGAATTGAGTTTCAATCTCGAGAAGAAAACTAGCGGAGATTTTGCTGGTAAGCATACTACTGTCGCAATAATTCTGAAGAATCGAGagattctttttattttcttttttcctcttttaaaataagatattcgTTGCTAGTTGTTTACTTTTTGATTTGATCCAATCCCATCTTTtagaatttaagaaatttatatatttaataatttaattgaagataaattaaagtatagtAAAATAGGTTACAAAAATGaggataaatattttgtttttagcaaTAAAAAAGATGACTCAAATAACTCGGCAcgatcgaaaataaaatatttataagacgagcgtaatatttttaaaaaaacaaggaAACGATGGTTGACAACGAGGATCGCAATTTTTTTCTTCGTAAAATCgcttttttctaaaataattgttaaaaaCTGATAGTACATGTGTGTTGCTAGGGCGTGCACGACACGCATCACCTTATCGATGAAGATATTAACGTGTTGACCACATATGCGTGCAAGCCAATGGACGAGAGGGCTCGCTCGGGGTCATCGTGCTCTAAACAATGAACAcataagttatttttttaatgcgAATGCTTTTATATACTCTTTGTTTGATCAACTCATCAATACAAAAAACAAACATGATCTGCACACTTATCTAACGTACTGATAAACACAATCATCCTACAATAAATACGAGCTAATTTTAGCAATCATTTACACTTTTATCTACAGATTATAAAAATCCATATCCGAAAAACgtgttatttttatgagatataAGAAATTCATTGCAATTATTATTTCACCAATCAAATAGCCTCTTATTTTATATGACctaattctaattaattaaagtcaaataaaataaatatccattttgtGAATCgttatttaaattgtatgCATAGattaataatattcatatttgtccacacaaaacataaaatacgaGGAAAAAGACGAGTATCTAAATCTACTAATTTCTTCATAATTTGTAACAGTTATTTACTTTGATAATATTTcgaaaatatgtaaattttcatttaccaaaaatattcaacaaaattatatgcaGAATAcgtaatttcaattttcaaatattactttaatttccatattaaacccaaaattttcaaaaatagaaataaaagttAGAGAAAACCCCCAAAATTCTTACAATTCTTCCCCAAAATCGAAAGCTCACTCGATACGGCGGAGAGACGGcggagagtgagagagaagcCATAGCCATGTCAGATCGCTCTCCCTCCCCACCGCAGCAAAACCCCCTTCAATCCGACGCCGTATCCGGAGAAGAAGAAACCCCAATTCAACCCGACCCGGCGGTTTCCGTCCGCGATCCAACCGAGGATCACAGCGCCGGCGAAGAGGAAGACGACGACGAAGAGGGAGAAGAAGCCGATTCATCGATGGATCTCCGCATTGAGCCCCCAATCGCTGACCTCCACGTGTCCGCCGCCCTCGC is drawn from Salvia hispanica cultivar TCC Black 2014 chromosome 6, UniMelb_Shisp_WGS_1.0, whole genome shotgun sequence and contains these coding sequences:
- the LOC125196641 gene encoding PLASMODESMATA CALLOSE-BINDING PROTEIN 5-like; amino-acid sequence: MNSQIRSQMDSGVALLFALFSLLSAAAAAQGGGGGAARELWCVAKNNAEDAALQSALDWTCGPGGADCGPIQNGGPCYDAADLQKTASFAFNDYFLKHGPSEETCNFANTAAITDLNPSHGSCKFPSSLTAGNGNFSGAAAVDSGGVDPSSAISVTRHVVILGSLVNCMLFAIPLVL